A genomic window from Malassezia vespertilionis chromosome 6, complete sequence includes:
- the NOP4 gene encoding RNA recognition motif-containing protein (COG:A; BUSCO:EOG09260XQV; EggNog:ENOG503NUS9) — translation MADGKQTTMDNVAPPSSTASVGAAGIKHGSTIFVTRLPYTVTNTDLSTFFSDVGPLRRAFVVTDRETKKSKGVGYVTYADAEDAKNALDKFQGASIDGSRRHIQLEWPDARTSTDGARESKPKVRTSSLVKLGDRDSNAMRTIVISGLSRCSPQADTKSIYKRARKLGDVDNVAFAEKNGVPSTDVAYVQFRTPNHAMAAVGKLHAHQFKGAQLSVELKKRLDGAMRREQHMRPEKLEKEKMLKERIEEFNGSAWDTAHQMPSMNRDSRLIVRNLPFDISLDDLRAIFLPYGAIYDITMPTSQKSESSPERGRGFAFIWYVSRTGASRAIDAINGLSLRHGAAEQALLKKAAGKKGRDAAKEQLDKVRKNAQPARPVAVDWSLSQKDYLAIEKEADDAAQLEPKGSKTRKRSREDEDEDEGEEEKEDEEDHESDDEEDHDENDSSDGDDLSKDGQEDASEADKPQKPTMASTDTGTILFVRNLPYQATEEELKELFRRFGPLRYARIAMDPQTKRSRGTGFVCFWKRESADSALHSADIVYRETAVSDPISKIPQTNPFSTPSVLTADPSAPLVSNFTLHGRVLNVVRAVTRETATELETASRKTREKNDNRNTWLLREGVPFPNTPLMKMLSEKETEKRQQAFSIRRAQLGANPSLHVSKTRLAVHQLPLFVTDKMLKRLALHALRAFTDQVRSGVRADLTKDEKEDHSQSPNIKPSQLNAPGKRPPPSLVIQSKVVRQNERVDPISGQGRSRGYGFLEMRTFVHALKALRWMNGNKDVIGLLMQWYQEDLIAQVAALKNANTSEDQTRMKRMTSTIQDLEQEGVKAVKSELRGMLRVEFSIENITTVRKRTLRQQQAREKSVAKRQRTDAPDNDAASDEKEDRHKRITDTKARVKAVQNADQESKSRLLGSLIGKKRNERKRKHTPT, via the coding sequence ATGGCGGACGGCAAGCAAACAACAATGGATAATGTGGCGCCACCATCATCCACTGCGAGCGTTGGTGCTGCAGGAATAAAGCATGGGAGCACTATATTTGTTACCAGACTGCCTTATACAGTTACCAATACCGACTTGTCTACGTTTTTCAGCGATGTCGGGCCGCTGCGTCGTGCATTTGTTGTGACAGACCGCGAAACGAAAAAGTCCAAAGGTGTGGGGTATGTGACATATGCGGATGCGGAAGATGCGAAAAATGCTTTGGACAAATTTCAAGGCGCCAGCATCGACGGGTCGCGTCGTCATATCCAACTTGAATGGCCGGACGCTCGTACATCCACGGACGGAGCTCGTGAATCAAAACCCAAAGTACGGACAAGTTCGCTAGTGAAACTTGGGGACCGTGACTCTaacgcgatgcgcacaatCGTGATCTCGGGACTATCGCGATGTTCGCCGCAAGCAGATACCAAATCTATATATAAGCGGGCCCGTAAACTGGGCGACGTGGACAATGTTGCGTTTGCCGAGAAGAATGGCGTTCCATCTACCGATGTTGCCTACGTACAGTTCCGTACTCCGAATCATGCCATGGCAGCCGTGGGTAAACTGCATGCGCATCAGTTCAAGGGAGCACAGCTCAGTGTGGAGTTAAAAAAGCGTCTTGACGGCGCTATGCGACGCGAGCAGCATATGCGACCGGAGAAGCTCGAAAAGGAAAAGATGCTTAAAGAAAGAATCGAGGAGTTCAATGGGAGTGCATGGGATACCGCGCATCAAATGCCGTCTATGAACAGGGACAGCCGCCTTATTGTGCGAAACCTTCCATTTGATATCTCTTTGGACGATCTGCGGGCAATTTTTTTGCCGTATGGCGCGATTTATGACATCACAATGCCGACATCGCAAAAGAGCGAGTCTAGTCCGGAGCGTGGTAGGGGCTTTGCTTTTATTTGGTATGTGTCGCGTACCGGCGCTTCTCGTGCGATTGACGCTATCAATGGTTTGTCTTTAAGGCACGGAGCTGCTGAGCAGGCTTTATTAAAAAAAGCAGCTGGGAAGAAGGGTCGTGATGCGGCTAAGGAACAACTCGACAAGGTACGGAAAAATGCACAGCCAGCAAGGCCTGTCGCAGTGGATTGGTCCTTGTCGCAAAAAGATTATCTTGCAATAGAAAAAGAAgcggacgatgcagcgcagctcgagccCAAGGGTTCCAAAACCCGTAAGCGATCTCGTGAAGATGAAGATGAGGATGAGGGGGAAGAGGAAAAAGAGGATGAGGAGGACCATGAAAGCGACGATGAAGAGGATCACGACGAAAATGACTCTAGTGACGGTGACGATTTAAGCAAAGACGGCCAGGAGGATGCGAGTGAAGCAGACAAACCACAAAAGCCTACAATGGCATCTACAGACACTGGAACGATTCTCTTCGTTCGCAATCTCCCTTATCAAGCAACCGAAGAGGAGCTCAAAGAATTGTTTCGTAGGTTCGGTCCTCTACGCTACGCACGAATCGCAATGGACCCACAAACAAAGCGGAGCCGTGGAACTGGCTTTGTTTGCTTCTGGAAGCGCGAATCAGCAGACTCCGCTTTGCACAGTGCGGATATCGTGTACAGAGAGACGGCAGTAAGCGACCCTATTTCCAAAATTCCCCAAACAAATCCATTCTCTACTCCATCCGTGCTTACAGCCGATCCATCTGCGCCGTTGGTCTCCAACTTTACACTTCACGGACGTGTACTGAATGTAGTTCGCGCTGTGACGCGTGAGACAGCCACCGAGCTCGAGACAGCCTCGCGCAAGACACGCGAGAAGAACGACAACCGTAATACGTGGCTTCTGCGCGAGGGTGTACCATTCCCCAACACGCCTCTCATGAAAATGCTTTCTGAAAAGGAGACAGAGAAAAGACAGCAGGCATTTTCGATCCGTCGCGCTCAGCTCGGCGCCAACCCCTCGCTTCATGTGTCAAAGACGCGTTTAGCAGTGCACCAGCTTCCCCTGTTTGTCACGGATAAGATGCTGAAACGATTGGCTCTAcacgctttgcgcgcgtttACCGACCAAGTCAGGTCtggcgtgcgtgcagacCTTACCAAAGATGAGAAAGAGGATCATTCACAAAGCCCCAACATTAAACCGTCCCAGCTAAATGCGCCCGGAAAGCGGCCGCCGCCCTCACTGGTGATCCAGTCTAAAGTTGTGCGCCAAAATGAGCGAGTGGATCCTATTTCTGGGCAAGGCCGTTCTCGTGGCTATGGCTTTTTAGAAATGCGTACATTTGTCCACGCGCTAAAAGCGCTGCGTTGGATGAATGGGAACAAAGATGTCATTGGCCTTTTGATGCAGTGGTACCAAGAAGACCTCATTGCCCAAGTCGCTGCATTGAAAAATGCAAACACATCTGAGGATCAGACACGTATGAAACGCATGACGAGTACGATACAAGATTTGGAGCAAGAAGGAGTCAAGGCTGTGAAGAGTGAATTACGCGGTATGCTTCGCGTTGAATTTTCTATTGAAAACATCACTACAGTCCGAAAGCGCACCCTGCGtcagcagcaagcgcgTGAGAAAAGTGTTGCAAAGCGACAGCGTACCGACGCGCCTGACAACGACGCAGCATCTGACGAGAAAGAGGATAGACACAAACGCATCACCGATACCAAGGCCCGTGTTAAGGCTGTACAAAACGCGGATCAGGAATCCAAGAGCCGTTTGCTGGGCTCCCTGATTGGAAAAAAGCGCAATGAGCGCAAACGGAAGCACACGCCTACATAA
- a CDS encoding uncharacterized protein (SECRETED:SignalP(1-22); TransMembrane:1 (n10-17c22/23o487-504i); EggNog:ENOG503Q53R): MLSVNSALKLLAGICIFSQVTGSVVPTDGFEMHNFLGRRGSNSGAGSIEDPGIFPGPDGRSQFLKGWPELPPLPGAKIDNETFVVGKQKAVITTYINEKYDASKIKRVVIQLHGEYRDAWNQWMYANMSATKAAKASKDINLDEILVVAPMFFSIEDQGAYPVDSDGVSNSHALIWNQNGWGDVADAIYPVFDADGNLSNPSYNFTSRAVDKAHKASRQSSRSMKSASTKAHSTKKGKRNLVGLSDKRAESDGPLLASLDALDAYSKYFSDKGRFPNLKMIVMAGFSMGGQTVGRYITFRKDTENDDRINYWVASPASFMYLNSSRPVPNPEKCSGYDDYKYGLSGKLPAYFNRSVDTQKDILNRYLTRKTTYLVGSDDSSAGDTSCSAMVQGHDHVDRMHNWVNLVLPYLPGNPTPGKMPKIISAAVVDGVAHNAAGIILSTAGVQSLFLMDYNGRGLDASGPSVLKPGEDERGIPQNAAPHGPSPILSLYGSLLAVVASLVLRML; this comes from the coding sequence ATGCTCAGTGTAAACTCAGCACTGAAACTGCTAGCCGGTATTTGCATCTTTTCGCAAGTAACGGGATCTGTAGTCCCAACGGATGGGTTTGAGATGCATAACTTTCTCGGACGCCGTGGTTCAAATTCGGGCGCTGGTTCCATCGAAGATCCTGGTATATTTCCCGGTCCCGATGGCCGGTCTCAATTTTTGAAAGGCTGGCCTGAGCTGCCTCCTCTCCCAGGAGCTAAGATTGACAATGAGACGTTCGTGGTAGGCAAGCAAAAGGCGGTTATCACCACCTACATCAATGAGAAGTACGATGCCAGCAAGATTAAGCGCGTTGTTATCCAGCTTCATGGCGAATACCGTGACGCATGGAACCAATGGATGTATGCCAATATGTCCGCTACCAAAGCTGCCAAGGCAAGCAAAGATATTAACCTTGACGAAATTCTCGTGGTTGCCCCCATGTTCTTCTCGATTGAGGACCAAGGTGCATACCCAGTGGATTCGGATGGTGTCAGTAATAGCCATGCGCTTATTTGGAACCAGAATGGCTGGGGTGATGTTGCCGATGCCATTTATCCAGTTTTTGATGCCGATGGAAACTTGAGCAACCCGTCGTACAACTTTACGAGCAGGGCTGTGGATAAAGCGCACAAGGCTTCCAGACAGAGCAGTCGCTCTATGAAATCCGCAAGTACCAAAGCGCATTCTACAAAGAAAGGGAAGCGCAACTTGGTGGGCTTGTCCGACAAGAGAGCGGAGAGTGATGGCCCCCTTCTTGCGAGTCTCGACGCTTTGGATGCCTACTCAAAATATTTTAGCGACAAGGGAAGGTTTCCCAACTTGAAAATGATTGTCATGGCAGGTTTTAGTATGGGTGGCCAAACTGTGGGTCGTTACATTACCTTCCGCAAAGACACGGAAAATGACGACAGGATCAACTATTGGGTTGCTAGTCCGGCATCGTTTATGTATTTGAACAGCAGCCGCCCTGTTCCAAATCCGGAAAAGTGTTCTGGGTACGATGACTATAAATATGGTTTGAGCGGCAAACTTCCTGCATACTTTAACCGTTCTGTCGACACGCAAAAGGACATCCTTAATCGCTATTTGACGCGTAAAACCACGTACCTCGTTGGCTCTGATGACAGTAGTGCGGGCGATACGTCGTGCTCCGCTATGGTTCAGGGCCACGACCATGTTGACCGTATGCACAATTGGGTCAACCTAGTGCTTCCTTACCTCCCTGGCAACCCTACGCCTGGCAAGATGCCGAAAATTATTTCTGCGGCTGTCGTTGATGGAGTGGCGCACAATGCTGCTGGTATCATTCTGTCGACTGCAGGTGTTCAAAGTCTCTTTCTTATGGACTACAATGGACGTGGTCTAGATGCTAGTGGTCCTAGCGTGCTTAAGCCTGGTGAAGATGAGCGCGGTATTCCGCaaaatgcagcgcctcaTGGACCTTCTCCTATCTTGTCACTTTACGGCTCTCTCCTGGCAGTAGTAGCATCgctcgtgctgcgcatgctctAA
- the EAF6 gene encoding chromatin modification- protein eaf6 (COG:S; EggNog:ENOG503P6RE; BUSCO:EOG092658WS), with translation MTPAAEPALRGSLEEATQQYDAIKAQLKEGLANKSKVDKDLVDLESQIYLYEGSYLNNTAHSGGNVIRGFDTYMKSSITGMATGRNSSTPAPSNEDRIFSTSSATYQRSIALKMNTPATEDKEAGQSVGYKLKRKADDSARN, from the coding sequence ATGACCCCCGCTGCTGagcctgcgctgcgtggcTCGCTCGAAGAGGCGACTCAGCAATACGATGCTATAAAGGCGCAGCTCAAAGAAGGTCTTGCGAACAAGTCTAAAGTCGACAAAGATCTAGTTGACTTGGAATCGCAGATCTACTTGTACGAGGGCTCGTACTTGAACAACACAGCACACAGCGGCGGCAACGTGATCCGTGGCTTTGACACTTATATGAAGTCGAGCATCACCGGGATGGCTACAGGCCGTAATTCAAGTACACCGGCGCCATCGAATGAGGACAGGATATTCAGCACGAGTAGTGCTACCTATCAGCGTAGCATTGCGCTGAAAATGAATACACCGGCTACCGAGGACAAAGAAGCGGGTCAATCAGTTGGGTACAAGCTGAAACGGAAGGCAGACGACAGTGCGCGTAACTAA
- a CDS encoding uncharacterized protein (EggNog:ENOG503NYTD; COG:S) encodes MDPFQIRMEFLALVKTLNASEHSIQKTIAFALQYAHKCADDIWDCVMTECFKAPGNTRINILFMLNSLFTDDFQTKAPQVAAYKALAQDALPDIAKMVVPSDNLDAVLNVASTRQAQAGDMKEAANISRSDILRRIEEDRERHKRLRENSWKLPPMTFLHALKMHQGEESVTAMQLEFDQDWETTSDMNEDDLDYFREETMRWWGTGSGPVKNPTNV; translated from the exons ATGGACCCGTTCCAAATACGAATGGAGTTCCTGGCGCTCGTCAAGACGTTGAATGCGAGTGAGCATTCCATTCAAAAGACGATTGCGTTCGCGCTCCAATACGCCCACAAATGTGCAGACGATATATGGGACTGCGTCATGACCGAATGTTTCAAA GCTCCTGGAAACACGCGCATCAACATATTATTTATGCTAAACTCGCTGTTTACCGATGATTTCCAGACCAAGGCACCACAAGTTGCAGCCTACAAAGCACtagcgcaagacgcgctcCCTGACATCGCCAAAATGGTTGTTCCTTCCGACAATTTGGATGCAGTGCTGAATGTGGCAAGCACACGACAA GCACAAGCAGGAGATATGAAAGAGGCTGCAAATATATCCCGCTCCGACATTCTTCGCCGTATCGAAGAGGATCGCGAAAGA CACAAACGGCTGCGTGAGAATAGCTGGAAACTACCTCCTATGACATTTCTTCATGCCTTGAAAATGCATCAAGGTGAGGAGTCTGTGACTGCGATGCAGTTGGAATTCGATCAAGACTGGGAGACAACGAGCGATATGAACGAGGACGACTTGGACTATTTTCGCGAAGAGACTATGCGGTGGTGGGGCACCGGCAGCGGTCCCGTAAAGAATCCAACGAATGTGTAA
- the CIA1 gene encoding Cytosolic iron-sulfur protein assembly protein (EggNog:ENOG503NTY0; COG:S), with translation MTEPTPLVRVTSLQGHAETAWSLAWNPKYKLLATCSTDRDVRLHAYQELPSVVTSEKQMLFTLQDVIPTGHKRTVRQVAWSPSGDILATASFDCSIGIWERTPQEILNTNASDEPEWECSGTLEGHDSECKGVAFSHNGSLLASCSRDKSVWIWEVQPDSEFECLSVMMEHSQDVKAVAWHPHEEPYDLQLELDDWGFATGADGKINVFYIGGDVHVPQVRLAACVENGHDNADINCVAWAPVHKNSEPGNDAEEAPFMLASAGDDGVVHIWTLPQ, from the exons ATGACGGAGCCGACACCGCTTGTGCGCGTCACGTCCCTGCAAG GACATGCCGAGACGGCATGGTCTCTTGCGTGGAACCCGAAATATAAACTCTTAGCAACGTGCTCGACAGATCGCGATGTTCGGCTACATGCCTACCAGGAGCTGCCCTCGGTAGTGACAAGCGAGAAGCAAATGCTATTTACGCTGCAGGACGTGATTCCCACAGGACACAAGCGTACggtgcgccaagtcgcATGGTCGCCAAGCGGGGACATTTTGGCGACGGCCTCCTTCGACTGCTCCATTGGAATTTGGGAGCGGACGCCGCAGGAGATATTGAACACAAATGCATCTGACGAGCCGGAATGGGAGTGTTCGGGAACATTGGAAGGACATGACAGCGAATGCAAAGGCGTGGCTTTCAGCCACAATGGGAGTCTGCTTGCGAGCTGCAGTCGCGACAAGAGCGTCTGGATTTGGGAAG TACAGCCCGACTCTGAGTTTGAGTGCCTGAGCGTGATGATGGAACACTCGCAAGATGTCAAGGCAGTTGCATGGCATCCGCATGAAGAA CCGTACGATCTACAGCTTGAGCTGGACGACTGGGGATTCGC CACAGGCGCTGACGGAAAGATTAATGTGTTTTACATT GGAGGCGATGTACATGTACCCCAGGTCCGCCTTGCCGCTTGTGTTGAAAACGGCCACGACAATGCCGATATTAACTGCGTGGCATGGGCGCCTGTACATAAAAACAGCGAGCCTGGCAATGACGCCGAGGAAGCACCGTTCATGCTGGCCAGTGCGGGCGAcgacggcgtcgtgcaTATTTGGACTCTGCCTCAGTAG
- the PMC1 gene encoding P-type Ca(2+) transporter (COG:P; EggNog:ENOG503NX5D; TransMembrane:10 (i387-404o433-452i605-627o647-677i1125-1146o1158-1176i1204-1221o1241-1258i1279-1297o1313-1334i)), whose amino-acid sequence MAGRVAVDRVLQSALPLVPEYGFTLAAVRKAIESNPMSSATSQQPKDLDRVLAILFPGPDTAPTSAPRRLFQAWDDEAWASTVSNFTDKAVRDAKAERIPCQAAFDSAVHLLSDRLSYSTIVQPHLLPPEWYALRTRLGAAYGTAEAAALGLDYFPSADILHMQSAIEAEESNGIPEGHWGAPPVFVQNVTAAQPNTFCAQDVVQPSQTHIGDEHWANGDLLTVETDVGHGPHKSIDTNQSCPMSQKKASVVPEQEDDEDEGPRTGLKGFISTTKEYLKGDTDRVERMAFEKEIKERLSMDPAPFLFSSSELCSLIDPEDIDRLHNMGGTAGLMKGLETDPNMGLCTDKCEGTMLDERRRVYGSNNLPQRKSKSLPMLMWLALQDKVLILLIVAAIVSLALGLYQDIPRPKERIPCLNPPPGFDDCQKPSVDWVEGVAIMVAVVIVDLVGSLNDWQKERQFRALDAKKDTRDVSVLRNGNKTLIDIHDVLVGDIIYVEPGDMVDFDGVVLKGYNVKCDESSVTGESDMIAKVSYDDYMEDLASQEASTKHKSCFMISGSKVNEGIGEYVVTAVGPLTFYGKLMLSLRAAPENTPLQAKLNRMAELIAKLGTAAGVLLFTALMIKFFVHLGRENSITSDIGKHYGEKFINILIISVTIIVVAVPEGLPLAVTLALAFATRRMSNRNLLVRVLSSCETMANATCICTDKTGTLTQNKMHVVAGCIGAGFEFMDSVKMEVHAQLSDNVVSLENLTSDLSPPIRDMLTNSICINSTAFIPENKEEVVVESEKEKSLFPWLTAMFGKAPHDLPREEDTMFIGSKTEIAMLSMVQNLQWGDFESIREQADIIQIIPFASRRKAMGVVVKTDNGYRFYTKGASEVLLQRSTACVVAKAGESHSDQIPTLPMDEAMRSTLETTIHDFASQSLRTISMCYRNFDSWPPPGASMLEGDEVDYESIASDLTMLGIFAIEDPLRPGVKEAVRACTRAGVQVKMCTGDNLITACSIAVQCGIYKPGGVVIEGPMFRQLSDEDLTQIVPNLQVLARSSPDDKKKLIDKLKRMGEVVAVTGDGTNDGPALKSAHVGFSMGLAGSEVAKEASDIILLDDNFSSIVDAIKWGRCVNDSVRKFLQFQITVNIVAVVVTFVSAVASEQETSVLTAVQLLWLNLIMDTLAALALATDPPDDTSLDRKPDKTTTPLVTTDMWKQIAVQSIFQIILVFVLNFRGSDILNMSSEDAAHELQNNIHLGALIFNVFVWCQLFNEVNARRLDRNLNIFQGIRNNLWFVLIIAIEIGAQVLIMFKGGQAFSVTELNGRDWGISIVAGFVSWPLGVLTRLCPTQPIEDFLIRLHLMPDPNALPVESPEAQTMKLSPEYYNDWNEPAVGRLAEKLGAFSRIRGGRLRASNLVMKSSKRRMREKNVHPQDLLAIVPAMIGASVGGGWKHFNADQTNTQGRDGGTANQGPQLSARTLYKEGKLRFHPNTLNDTPYLLYLSGESTHY is encoded by the exons ATGGCaggccgcgtcgctgtggATAGAGTCTTGCAATCTGCATTACCCTTAGTGCCCGAGTATGGTTTTACATTGGCTGCCGTACGCAAGGCCATAGAATCGAATCCGATGTCCAGTGCAACATCACAGCAGCCCAAGGATCTCGACCGTGTACTCGCCATCCTGTTTCCTGGCCCTGACACGGCGCCGACCTCGGCGCCTAGACGTCTATTTCAAGCGTGGGATGACGAAGCATGGGCCAGCACGGTCTCGAATTTCACGGACAAAGCAGTGAGGGACGCAAAGGCCGAGCGCATTCCGTGCCAGGCCGCGTTCGATAGCGCCGTGCATCTGCTCTCTGATCGGCTCTCCTACAGCACTATTGTACAGCCCCACTTGCTTCCT CCCGAATGGTATGCGCTTCGCACCcgtcttggcgcggcgtaTGGCACTGCAG AGGCCGCGGCATTAGGGCT TGACTATTTCCCAAGCGCTGATATATTACACATGCAGTCTGCCATTGAGGCTGAGGAATCTAATGGTATCCCAGAAGGGCATTGGGGCGCCCCGCCTGTCTTTGTACAGAATGTGACAGCAGCGCAACCCAATACGTTTTGTGCACAAGACGTAGTGCAGCCTTCTCAAACACATATTGGAGATGAGCATTGGGCGAATGGTGACTTGCTCACTGTTGAGACGGATGTCGGGCATGGGCCGCATAAGTCTATTGATACGAATCAGTCGTGCCCCATGAGCCAGAAGAAAGCAAGTGTTGTGCCCGAGCAggaagacgacgaggaTGAGGGACCACGAACTGGGCTCAAGGGCTTTATAAGCACCACAAAAGAGTATTTAAAAGGTGACACTGACAGGGTGGAAAGGATGGCGTTTGAAAAGGAAATCAAGGAGCGTCTTTCCATGGACCCTGCGCCATTTCTCTTTTCTTCCAGTGAATTGTGCTCTTTGATTGACCCAGAAGATATCGATCGTCTGCACAACATGGGCGGCACCGCAGGCTTGATGAAAGGCTTAGAAACGGATCCGAACATGGGTCTTTGCACGGATAAGTGCGAGGGCACGATGCTGGACGAACGCCGCCGCGTATACGGTTCCAATAATCTGCCACAACGCAAGTCAAAGAGCCTACCCATGCTCATGTGGCTGGCCTTGCAGGATAAAGTGTTGATATTGCTGATCGTCGCTGCAATTGTTTCACTCGCGCTCGGTCTATACCAGGACATCCCGCGCCCGAAAGAACGTATTCCATGTTTGAATCCCCCGCCTGGCTTTGACGACTGTCAGAAACCCAGTGTCGATTGGGTTGAAGGTGTCGCGATTATGGTCGCTGTAGTGATTGTCGATTTGGTTGGCTCCTTGAATGACTGGCAAAAAGAAAGGCAATTTCGGGCGTTGGACGCCAAAAAAGATACGCGAGATGTCAGTGTTTTGCGCAACGGAAACAAGACGCTTATCGATATTCACGACGTTCTCGTGGGTGATATCATCTATGTCGAGCCCGGAGACATGGTCGACTTTGACGGTGTGGTCCTGAAAGGTTACAATGTAAAGTGTGACGAGTCGAGTGTCACGGGAGAGTCTGACATGATCGCAAAGGTGTCGTACGATGACTACATGGAGGATTTGGCAAGTCAGGAAGCATCGACAAAGCACAAGAGTTGTTTTATGATTTCTGGCTCCAAGGTGAACGAAGGCATTGGAGAATACGTTGTCACTGCCGTTGGCCCTCTTACCTTTTACGGAAAGCTTATGCTCTCCTTACGTGCCGCGCCGGAGAATACGCCACTGCAGGCGAAGCTCAACAGAATGGCGGAGCTGATTGCCAAGCTTGGCACTGCCGCAGGTGTGCTCTTGTTCACTGCATTGATGATCAAGTTCTTTGTGCACCTCGGACGGGAAAACTCTATTACCAGTGATATTGGAAAGCATTATGGCGAGAAGTTTATCAACATCCTCATTATTTCTGTCACCATTATTGTCGTCGCTGTTCCCGAAGGTCTTCCCCTTGCAGTGACGCTGGCTTTGGCTTTTGCAACGCGCCGCATGTCTAATCGAAACTTGTTAGTGCGCGTCCTTAGCTCTTGTGAGACGATGGCGAACGCAACTTGCATTTGCACGGACAAGACCGGTACATTGACACAAAACAAGATGCATGTAGTCGCTGGCTGCATCGGCGCAGGATTCGAATTCATGGACAGCGTGAAGATGGAAGTGCATGCGCAACTGAGTGATAATGTAGTGTCGCTGGAAAACTTGACCTCAGACTTGTCGCCGCCCATCCGCGACATGCTGACGAATTCTATTTGCATCAATTCTACCGCATTCATTCCAGAAAACAAAGAAGAGGTGGTTGTTGAATCGGAAAAAGAAAAGTCCTTGTTTCCTTGGCTCACTGCCATGTTTGGCAAGGCCCCCCACGATCTTCCGCGCGAAGAAGACACCATGTTCATTGGGTCCAAGACGGAAATAGCAATGCTGAGCATGGTCCAAAACCTGCAATGGGGCGACTTTGAAAGCATACGCGAGCAGGCTGATATAATCCAGATCATTCCCTTTGCATCACGCAGGAAAGCAATGGGTGTTGTTGTAAAAACGGACAATGGCTATCGGTTTTACACTAAAGGAGCCAGTGAAGTACTTCTCCAACGCAGTACAGCGTGTGTGGTAGCGAAAGCGGGCGAAAGCCATAGCGATCAAATCCCTACGCTGCCAATGGATGAAGCGATGCGAAGCACACTGGAAACAACAATTCACGACTTTGCATCGcaatcgctgcgcaccattAGCATGTGCTATCGCAATTTTGACAGTTGGCCACCGCCTGGCGCCAGTATGCTGGAAGGAGACGAAGTCGATTACGAGTCGATAGCTAGCGACCTCACCATGCTTGGTATCTTTGCCATTGAAGATCCGTTGCGGCCTGGCGTAAAAGAAGCCGTGCGCGCTTGTACCAGGGCTGGCGTTCAAGTCAAGATGTGCACTGGTGATAATCTGATCACAGCTTGCTCCATTGCAGTACAGTGCGGCATCTACAAACCAGGAGGTGTTGTCATTGAAGGACCCATGTTCCGACAGCTGAGTGATGAAGATTTGACGCAGATAGTGCCTAACTTGCAGGTACTGGCACGATCAAGTCCCGACGACAAGAAGAAGCTGATCGATAAATTAAAACGTATGGGAGAAGTTGTTGCAGTCACCGGAGATGGTACCAATGACGGGCCTGCTTTGAAGTCTGCACACGTCGGCTTTTCCATGGGCCTTGCTGGATCCGAAGTTGCAAAAGAAGCAAGCGATATTATTTTGTTGGACGACAACTTTAGCAGTATTGTCGACGCCATCAAGTGGGGTCGCTGTGTGAACGACTCGGTCCGCAAGTTTTTGCAGTTCCAAATCACTGTCAACATTGTCGCTGTGGTTGTCACTTTTGTTTCTGCTGTGGCGAGCGAGCAAGAGACTTCGGTGCTCACCGCAGTACAACTTCTCTGGCTCAACTTGATTATGGACACACTTGCCGCTCTGGCATTGGCAACGGATCCCCCAGACGACACTTCATTGGACAGAAAACCAGACAAGACTACCACGCCACTAGTAACAACCGACATGTGGAAACAGATTGCCGTGCAGTCTATTTTTCAAATTATCCTTGTCTTTGTCCTGAATTTCAGAGGCAGCGATATCCTGAATATGAGCAGTGAGGATGCCGCACATGAATTGCAAAATAATATCcaccttggcgcgctgaTTTTTAATGTATTTGTTTGGTGCCAACTTTTCAACGAAGtcaatgcgcgccgcttggacCGCAATTTGAATATTTTCCAAGGCATCCGTAATAATCTCTGGTTTGTCCTCATCATCGCGATTGAGATTGGTGCTCAGGTTTTGATCATGTTTAAAGGAGGACAAGCGTTTAGCGTTACTGAGCTCAACGGACGCGACTGGGGTATCTCTATTGTTGCTGGCTTTGTTTCTTGGCCGCTTGGTGTGCTCACCAGGCTTTGTCCTACGCAGCCCATTGAGGATTTCTTGATTCGATTGCATCTGATGCCGGATCCAAACGCACTGCCTGTCGAGTCTCCAGAAGCACAGACCATGAAACTTTCTCCAGAGTATTACAACGATTGGAACGAGCCTGCTGTGGGACGACTGGCTGAGAAACTGGGCGCATTTTCCCGTATTCGTGGTGGACGACTGCGTGCGAGTAATTTGGTGATGAagagcagcaagcggcgtATGCGGGAGAAGAATGTGCATCCGCAGGATTTGTTGGCCATTGTCCCTGCAATGATTGGTGCGAGTGTCGGCGGTGGTTGGAAGCATTTTAATGCCGACCAAACCAATACACAGGGTCGCGATGGGGGAACAGCGAACCAAGGGCCCCAACTTTCTGCGCGCACTTTGTACAAGGAAGGGAAGCTTCGTTTCCATCCGAATACGCTCAATGATACTCCCTACCTTTTGTACCTTTCCGGCGAGAGCACGCATTATTAA